The Pedobacter roseus genome contains a region encoding:
- a CDS encoding transglycosylase domain-containing protein gives MFKEIKNKYLRYSAIFLFFIIIFFSALQLNFLWLFGYSPSVHDIKAPTLRVGSELYTADGKLIGRYFKENRTPVNYEEIAPSVIQALVATEDVRFYKHWGIDVQAVGRAVIGLGKDGGASTITQQLAKNLYRTRYNKSQGLLIKIPLIRTLIVKLKEWQTAVKLEANYSKNDIITMYLNTVSFGNNTYGIKTASRIYFDKEAKDLSTTDAAMLVGMLKGTTLYNPTKNPAKALERRNVVLAQMNKYKYLSKDSLAELSKEPIKLKEGKMQDGSDGDSYLRAAVAKYLEKWCTDNGYDLYEDGLKIYTTIDSRLQGYAEEAVADEMRILQRRFYSVWGNEDPWYDSEKQKVDYPDRAMKNLPIYALLQKKFPNNPDSVKAYFNKKKRMQIFTYKGDRDTLFSTLDSIRYYGKIMNTGMMTMEPASGKIKVWVGGIDHKFFKYDHVNQAKRQAGSTFKPFAYLTALEQGMSPCDKFTDKPVKIAYQDKGQTKYWEPKNADYSVSYREMSLRWAMAKSVNTITAQVTEKVGWDNVVKYAHECGIDSHLESVPSVSLGSNDVSVYEMVKAYATFMNKGIKTDPILVEKITDQDNNIIDEFKPKTKRVLTEEIAWLMTYMFRGGMEEPEGTSQALWEWPNLFKKNNQIGGKTGTSSDYVDAWYMGLTKDLVTGVWVGCDERTAHFKNGEQGEGSRTALPIFAKFMEKVYLDPKSGYTYGPFPKATVDITRTYNCPSPRIIRDTTSTDSVTVDSTDFTVPTEVPVTTEPVNNEPEVKKEEKKTEPAQNPVTPTVPLTRKEERELRRKQRQEEKERKKNENNNQQ, from the coding sequence ATGTTTAAAGAGATAAAAAACAAGTACTTACGTTATTCTGCCATATTTTTATTTTTTATAATAATTTTCTTTTCTGCGCTTCAGCTAAATTTTTTATGGTTGTTTGGCTATTCTCCAAGTGTTCACGATATCAAAGCGCCTACCCTTCGTGTAGGTTCAGAACTTTACACTGCTGATGGAAAACTCATCGGACGGTACTTTAAAGAGAACAGGACCCCGGTAAACTATGAAGAAATTGCACCTAGTGTAATACAGGCATTGGTAGCCACAGAAGATGTACGTTTTTACAAACATTGGGGTATTGATGTGCAGGCAGTGGGCCGAGCCGTTATAGGCTTAGGTAAAGATGGCGGTGCCAGTACCATTACCCAACAATTGGCAAAAAACCTTTACCGTACACGTTATAATAAATCGCAGGGATTGTTAATCAAAATTCCTTTGATAAGAACATTGATTGTAAAACTGAAAGAGTGGCAGACCGCAGTAAAACTGGAGGCTAATTATTCAAAAAACGACATCATTACGATGTACCTCAATACCGTTTCTTTTGGTAACAATACCTACGGAATAAAAACGGCCAGCCGGATTTATTTCGATAAAGAAGCCAAAGATTTATCCACAACCGATGCAGCCATGCTTGTGGGAATGTTGAAGGGTACGACCTTATATAATCCTACCAAAAACCCAGCAAAGGCACTGGAAAGAAGAAATGTGGTACTTGCACAGATGAATAAATACAAATACCTGAGCAAGGATAGTTTAGCCGAATTATCAAAAGAACCAATCAAATTAAAAGAGGGTAAAATGCAGGATGGTAGCGATGGTGACTCTTATTTAAGAGCTGCAGTGGCCAAATACCTCGAAAAATGGTGCACTGATAATGGTTACGATCTTTACGAAGATGGCCTGAAAATTTATACTACTATCGATTCAAGACTCCAGGGATATGCCGAAGAAGCTGTTGCTGATGAAATGAGGATTTTACAGCGTAGGTTCTATAGTGTTTGGGGCAATGAAGATCCATGGTACGACTCTGAAAAACAAAAAGTCGATTATCCGGATAGAGCAATGAAAAACCTGCCTATTTATGCCCTTTTACAAAAGAAATTTCCGAATAATCCAGATTCTGTTAAAGCCTATTTCAACAAAAAGAAAAGGATGCAGATTTTCACTTATAAAGGTGATCGCGATACTTTGTTTTCTACTTTAGATTCTATCCGTTATTACGGAAAAATCATGAATACGGGTATGATGACCATGGAACCTGCCAGCGGAAAAATTAAAGTTTGGGTGGGCGGCATCGATCATAAATTTTTCAAATACGATCACGTTAATCAGGCTAAACGCCAGGCAGGATCTACATTTAAACCTTTTGCCTATTTAACTGCCTTGGAACAAGGCATGAGCCCTTGCGATAAATTTACTGATAAACCGGTTAAAATTGCTTATCAGGATAAGGGCCAGACCAAATACTGGGAGCCTAAAAATGCCGATTACAGTGTTTCTTACCGCGAAATGAGTTTGCGTTGGGCAATGGCAAAATCGGTGAATACCATTACCGCACAGGTTACCGAAAAGGTGGGTTGGGATAATGTGGTTAAATATGCGCACGAATGTGGTATTGACAGTCATTTGGAATCTGTTCCATCAGTAAGTTTAGGTTCAAACGATGTTAGCGTTTACGAAATGGTAAAAGCCTATGCTACTTTCATGAATAAAGGGATTAAAACCGATCCCATATTGGTAGAAAAAATTACCGACCAGGACAATAACATAATTGACGAATTTAAGCCAAAAACCAAGCGTGTTTTAACTGAAGAAATTGCCTGGTTAATGACGTACATGTTCCGTGGTGGTATGGAAGAACCAGAGGGTACTTCACAAGCCTTGTGGGAATGGCCTAACCTGTTTAAGAAAAACAACCAGATTGGTGGTAAAACCGGTACTTCTTCTGATTATGTTGATGCCTGGTACATGGGCCTAACCAAAGATCTGGTAACGGGTGTTTGGGTTGGTTGTGACGAAAGGACAGCCCACTTTAAAAATGGAGAGCAAGGCGAAGGATCGAGAACTGCCCTGCCAATTTTTGCAAAGTTTATGGAAAAAGTTTACCTCGATCCGAAATCAGGCTATACTTACGGACCCTTCCCTAAAGCAACAGTTGATATTACCCGCACTTACAATTGCCCTAGTCCAAGAATTATCAGGGACACCACATCAACAGACAGTGTAACGGTTGATTCTACTGATTTTACCGTTCCTACCGAAGTACCCGTTACTACCGAACCGGTAAACAATGAACCTGAAGTTAAAAAAGAAGAAAAGAAAACAGAGCCTGCTCAAAATCCTGTTACCCCTACTGTTCCGCTAACCAGAAAAGAAGAACGTGAACTAAGGAGAAAACAACGTCAGGAAGAAAAGGAAAGAAAGAAAAACGAGAATAACAATCAACAATAG
- a CDS encoding polyphosphate kinase 2 family protein: MKNEFKGLIVQGDKKFSLKNHKTYFTGDYNKEKAKDALVNSKIELNHLQEKLYASGKHSVLIIFQAMDAAGKDSAIEHVMSGLNPQGCQVYSFKVPTSKEYEHDFLWRHYKALPERGRIGIHNRSHYENVLVCKVHPEYILSENIPGFTEVKKVNKDFWQQRYKSIKNFEDHLTANGTVILKFFLNVSKEEQKERFLERIEDPTKNWKFSSGDIKERALWDKYMDAYEDAINATSTEELPWHIIPADKKWFARLAISEIIVDKLKSLDLKFPVLGEDETAKLSETKSILLSE, encoded by the coding sequence ATGAAAAACGAATTTAAAGGCTTAATTGTACAGGGAGATAAGAAGTTTTCCTTAAAAAATCATAAAACGTACTTTACCGGCGATTACAATAAAGAAAAAGCAAAAGATGCCTTAGTAAATTCGAAAATAGAGCTTAACCACCTGCAGGAAAAATTGTATGCATCAGGAAAGCATTCGGTACTGATTATCTTTCAGGCAATGGATGCGGCAGGTAAAGACAGTGCTATTGAACATGTGATGAGCGGATTAAATCCGCAGGGATGTCAGGTATACAGTTTTAAAGTGCCTACCTCTAAAGAATATGAACATGATTTTTTATGGAGGCATTATAAAGCCTTGCCTGAACGTGGAAGGATCGGTATCCATAACCGTTCTCATTATGAGAATGTTTTGGTCTGCAAAGTACATCCCGAATATATTTTGAGTGAAAACATTCCGGGTTTTACGGAAGTAAAAAAGGTTAATAAAGATTTTTGGCAACAACGTTATAAAAGCATCAAAAACTTTGAGGATCATTTAACCGCTAACGGAACAGTGATTCTGAAATTCTTTTTAAATGTGAGTAAAGAGGAGCAAAAAGAACGCTTTTTAGAGCGTATAGAGGATCCTACAAAAAACTGGAAATTTTCTTCAGGAGATATTAAGGAAAGGGCTTTGTGGGATAAATATATGGATGCTTATGAAGATGCGATCAATGCAACAAGTACAGAAGAATTACCCTGGCACATTATACCGGCCGATAAAAAATGGTTTGCCCGTTTGGCCATTAGTGAGATTATCGTCGATAAATTAAAAAGTTTAGATCTTAAATTTCCTGTATTGGGTGAAGATGAAACAGCTAAATTGAGTGAAACCAAGAGTATTTTGCTAAGTGAATAA
- a CDS encoding DUF3368 domain-containing protein yields MRKNYEIVIADTTCFILLENIGEFNLLRSLFSKIVTTNTIAAEFGSPLPEWIEIRNPNDISFQNSLDIDAGEASAIALAMESENSLLILDDSKGRKTAERLNLLYTGTLGIILKAKKVGVLTSVKPIFQKIQQTNFRFSKKVLDEIYRLANE; encoded by the coding sequence ATGCGGAAAAATTATGAAATTGTAATTGCTGATACAACCTGTTTCATTTTATTAGAAAATATTGGAGAATTTAACCTTTTAAGGTCGCTTTTTTCAAAAATTGTCACTACAAATACAATTGCAGCCGAATTTGGCTCTCCTTTACCTGAATGGATTGAGATCAGAAATCCAAACGACATTTCATTTCAAAACTCATTGGATATTGATGCCGGTGAAGCAAGTGCTATAGCATTAGCGATGGAATCAGAAAACTCTCTTCTTATTTTAGATGATAGTAAAGGCAGAAAAACAGCTGAGCGGTTAAATCTTCTTTATACTGGTACACTAGGCATAATTCTAAAGGCAAAAAAAGTTGGTGTACTTACTTCAGTAAAACCCATTTTTCAAAAAATACAACAGACCAATTTTAGATTTTCGAAAAAAGTGCTAGATGAAATCTATAGGTTAGCAAATGAATAG
- a CDS encoding UPF0175 family protein yields the protein MTTITLQVPDSLGKHEHDTVRFIAAKLYESGKLSLGQAAAMVDLPKRTFAELLSDYGVSLLNYPASEILKDAEKL from the coding sequence ATGACAACGATAACCCTTCAAGTTCCCGATAGCTTAGGCAAACATGAGCATGATACCGTACGTTTCATTGCAGCAAAACTCTACGAATCTGGAAAATTATCATTAGGTCAGGCTGCAGCTATGGTTGACTTGCCTAAACGTACCTTTGCAGAATTGCTATCTGATTATGGCGTATCATTACTTAATTATCCCGCTTCAGAAATATTAAAAGATGCGGAAAAATTATGA
- a CDS encoding c-type cytochrome → MRKYIISSIFFLFIIGIIVSCQNQETIDLQNYMSNGKDIYKAKCQNCHGENGEGLGQLAPPLTDSVFLKSNKARLACFIKNGANETLIIHGKEYKEKMPAFPELADIDVAQVMVFVTNSFGNKQGFVPYTKVSKDLQNCK, encoded by the coding sequence ATGCGCAAGTACATCATCAGTTCAATCTTTTTCCTTTTTATTATAGGCATCATTGTTTCCTGCCAAAATCAAGAAACCATTGATCTGCAAAATTACATGTCGAACGGAAAAGATATTTATAAAGCCAAATGCCAAAATTGCCATGGTGAAAATGGTGAAGGCTTGGGTCAGCTTGCACCGCCTTTAACCGATTCAGTGTTTTTAAAGTCAAATAAAGCCCGTTTGGCATGTTTTATTAAAAACGGAGCAAATGAAACGTTGATCATTCATGGTAAAGAATACAAAGAAAAAATGCCAGCCTTCCCTGAACTGGCTGATATTGACGTAGCACAGGTAATGGTTTTTGTAACCAATTCGTTTGGAAATAAGCAAGGATTTGTACCCTATACAAAGGTTTCGAAAGATTTGCAGAATTGTAAATAA
- a CDS encoding SCO family protein — protein MNKITAYLAVSLIAISIFTACKQERKLPFYGERHAETVKDAAGVEKIDTVYQIIPNWSFLNQDSVVTTNKATDGKVYVADFFFTSCTTICPTMHRNLMTVYNDFKTNPDVMFVSHTIDFKYDKPHVLKKYAQKLGVDGPKWQFLYGTKDSVYTLAEKNYLVAVGEDSTAKDGYIHQGYLVLIDKDRRIRGAYDGTKEDQVEQLKKDIPVLLAEYKK, from the coding sequence ATGAATAAAATCACTGCTTATTTAGCTGTATCCCTAATCGCTATTTCTATATTTACAGCCTGTAAACAAGAGAGAAAACTTCCTTTTTATGGCGAGCGTCATGCCGAAACCGTTAAAGATGCTGCTGGTGTAGAAAAAATCGATACCGTTTATCAAATCATTCCAAATTGGTCTTTCTTAAACCAGGATAGCGTTGTAACTACCAATAAGGCGACGGATGGTAAAGTTTATGTGGCCGATTTCTTTTTTACTTCCTGCACCACCATCTGCCCTACCATGCACCGCAATTTAATGACGGTTTATAATGACTTTAAAACCAATCCAGATGTAATGTTTGTATCACACACGATTGATTTTAAATACGATAAACCTCATGTTTTGAAAAAGTATGCTCAAAAATTAGGCGTTGATGGTCCGAAGTGGCAGTTTCTTTATGGTACTAAAGATAGCGTGTACACTTTGGCCGAAAAAAACTACTTGGTGGCAGTTGGCGAAGACAGTACTGCTAAGGATGGTTATATCCACCAAGGCTATTTGGTTTTAATTGATAAAGACAGACGTATCCGCGGTGCTTATGATGGTACCAAAGAAGATCAGGTAGAGCAATTAAAAAAGGATATTCCTGTTTTATTGGCTGAATATAAAAAGTAA
- a CDS encoding YHS domain-containing protein — translation MKKLNFIVILIGLTTVALKSNANPIIEVPKTNLIDSAKKVVTDPVCKMKIKANVSKTAIYNKVTYNFCSESCKQKFVAEPANYVKK, via the coding sequence ATGAAAAAATTAAATTTTATAGTAATCCTAATTGGATTAACCACGGTAGCGCTAAAATCAAACGCAAACCCCATAATAGAAGTACCAAAAACTAACCTGATTGATTCAGCAAAAAAAGTGGTAACAGATCCCGTTTGCAAAATGAAAATTAAAGCTAATGTATCAAAAACGGCGATTTATAATAAAGTTACCTATAATTTTTGTTCAGAAAGCTGTAAGCAAAAGTTCGTAGCGGAGCCAGCAAATTACGTAAAAAAATAA
- a CDS encoding transporter, whose amino-acid sequence MSRKLLILILVLSSSQVFACDICGCFMGITPYYNRNSISLLYRYRSFNGYEGQSHSLFPNGGNFFIPARSQDSPITNHAGNPADYELYRSLEIRGKYFINSKLEINAILPYVSNSERYNGYTSSISGLGDINLYAGYHLVQKLEDNFKQQLIAGAGIKLPTGKNDFKNTAGIRYSSLMQAGTGSTDGFVYLNYMVGLGKFGASLNTSYKVNGTNSRDEGIANSTTSFLNIFYTQRIGKDVQVMPSAQFFYEYSGGEKYKGQKTGEHVMNNLMGGAGVDVFYKNVALNAGIQKNIWEAETDHPMSAGKVYVGITYNF is encoded by the coding sequence GTGAGTCGTAAATTATTAATTCTAATTTTAGTACTCAGCAGCAGCCAGGTTTTTGCCTGCGATATTTGTGGCTGTTTTATGGGAATCACTCCATATTATAACCGCAATAGTATCAGTCTTTTATACCGTTACCGTTCTTTTAATGGTTATGAGGGGCAATCACATTCGCTCTTCCCTAATGGGGGAAATTTCTTTATTCCCGCCCGAAGTCAGGATTCTCCGATAACCAATCATGCAGGTAATCCTGCTGATTACGAGCTTTACCGTTCTTTAGAAATCAGAGGAAAATATTTCATCAACAGCAAACTGGAAATTAATGCCATTTTACCTTATGTTTCTAACAGTGAGCGTTATAATGGCTATACTTCTTCTATTTCTGGCCTTGGCGATATCAATTTATATGCGGGTTATCACCTCGTTCAGAAGCTGGAAGACAACTTTAAACAACAGCTGATTGCTGGAGCGGGTATAAAATTACCGACAGGCAAAAATGATTTTAAAAATACTGCCGGCATCCGCTATTCGTCGCTAATGCAGGCTGGAACGGGAAGCACTGATGGTTTTGTGTATCTTAATTATATGGTTGGTCTGGGCAAATTTGGAGCGAGTTTAAACACTTCTTACAAGGTTAACGGAACCAATAGCCGTGATGAAGGCATTGCGAACAGTACAACCAGTTTCCTGAATATTTTTTATACCCAAAGAATTGGAAAGGATGTTCAGGTTATGCCTTCTGCACAGTTCTTTTACGAATATTCTGGCGGAGAAAAATACAAAGGTCAAAAAACCGGAGAGCACGTAATGAACAACCTGATGGGTGGTGCAGGTGTAGATGTTTTTTATAAAAATGTAGCACTAAATGCAGGTATTCAAAAGAACATCTGGGAAGCTGAAACTGACCACCCAATGAGTGCCGGAAAGGTTTACGTTGGGATTACCTATAATTTTTAA
- a CDS encoding cytochrome-c peroxidase: MLRKITVIAVLLISIAMMYACSKNEDELTPEEKKITFSVPANFPAPAYNFEDNKLTNAGFALGKKLFYEARLSADKSVSCGSCHQQFAAFTQLDHKVSHGVNNCQGKRNTPPLFNLAWQKAFFWDGGVKNIETSPLNAITDACEMGTDIQTIVAFLKNTAPYPDLFKQAFGSTEINSQLILKSITQFTAVLVSGNSKYDKVMRKESGTSFTPTEQAGYNLFKEKCTGCHAEPFFTDFSYRSNGLDLVSSDEGRSHITGLASDFGKFRVPTLRNIEYTSPYMHDGRFYSLDEVIEHYNSGVKASANLDAQLKNGIPLSSTEKEQIKAFLKTLTDNEFIKNTLYSES, translated from the coding sequence ATGTTGAGGAAAATAACCGTCATCGCAGTGCTTTTAATCAGCATTGCGATGATGTATGCCTGTAGCAAAAATGAAGATGAGCTAACACCTGAGGAAAAGAAAATTACCTTTTCTGTTCCGGCTAATTTCCCTGCTCCTGCATACAATTTCGAAGACAATAAATTAACCAATGCGGGTTTTGCACTGGGCAAGAAATTATTTTACGAAGCCAGACTATCGGCCGATAAAAGCGTTTCATGCGGAAGCTGCCATCAGCAGTTTGCTGCTTTTACCCAACTTGATCATAAAGTGAGTCATGGTGTAAACAACTGTCAGGGAAAGCGGAATACGCCCCCACTTTTTAACCTGGCCTGGCAAAAAGCTTTCTTTTGGGATGGCGGCGTAAAAAACATCGAAACTTCGCCATTAAACGCCATTACCGATGCCTGCGAAATGGGTACTGATATACAAACAATCGTGGCGTTTCTTAAAAACACAGCGCCTTATCCCGATTTATTTAAACAGGCCTTTGGTTCAACAGAAATTAACTCGCAACTTATTTTAAAGTCGATTACGCAATTTACGGCAGTATTGGTTTCAGGTAATTCAAAATACGATAAGGTGATGCGCAAAGAAAGCGGGACTTCTTTTACTCCTACAGAACAGGCTGGATACAACCTATTCAAAGAAAAATGCACCGGCTGCCATGCAGAGCCTTTTTTTACCGATTTTTCTTACCGAAGCAATGGTTTGGATTTGGTAAGTAGCGACGAAGGGCGATCGCATATTACAGGCCTAGCATCTGATTTTGGAAAATTCCGCGTACCTACTTTACGCAATATTGAATACACTAGTCCATACATGCACGATGGCCGTTTTTACAGTTTGGATGAGGTGATAGAACACTACAATTCTGGCGTTAAAGCATCAGCCAATCTGGATGCACAATTAAAAAATGGCATCCCCTTAAGCTCGACAGAAAAAGAGCAGATTAAAGCATTTTTAAAAACACTAACAGACAATGAATTTATCAAAAATACATTATACAGTGAGTCGTAA
- a CDS encoding MbnP family protein → MKLSQYLLALVCPIIILSSCKKSNDEVTPDSKSTFSIEFENQVNGSPLVLNTTTYKNAKGEDFKINVFKYYVSNIKLSKADGTTYLIPESYFLIDASKAESTNITLKNVPTGDYTKIEYTIGVDYARNFAGAQTGALDPINGMFWTWNSGYIFVKLEGTSPQSAATGNMLTFHIGGVTDPNNTIRTFATDINTANPLRVRTDGKPNMHFIVNAAALFTGKTDISFATLNFTMGGANSVIVANNYANGLFRLDHIHN, encoded by the coding sequence ATGAAATTATCACAATACTTATTGGCATTGGTGTGCCCTATTATAATATTATCTTCATGTAAAAAAAGTAACGATGAAGTTACTCCAGATAGCAAATCTACTTTCTCGATCGAGTTTGAAAATCAGGTAAACGGAAGTCCGTTGGTTTTAAATACCACTACTTATAAAAATGCCAAAGGCGAAGATTTTAAAATCAATGTATTTAAATATTATGTAAGCAACATCAAATTAAGCAAAGCAGATGGAACGACTTATCTCATTCCGGAGAGCTATTTTTTAATTGATGCTTCGAAAGCAGAATCGACAAATATTACCTTAAAAAATGTTCCGACAGGCGATTATACGAAGATTGAATATACCATTGGTGTAGATTATGCCCGTAATTTTGCCGGTGCGCAAACCGGAGCTTTGGATCCAATCAATGGTATGTTCTGGACCTGGAACAGCGGTTACATATTCGTTAAACTAGAAGGAACTTCACCACAATCAGCAGCTACTGGAAATATGCTTACTTTCCACATTGGTGGCGTTACCGATCCGAATAATACCATCAGAACTTTTGCTACAGATATTAATACGGCAAATCCACTACGTGTACGTACCGATGGCAAACCGAACATGCACTTTATTGTAAATGCAGCTGCGCTGTTTACAGGTAAAACAGATATCAGTTTCGCTACTTTAAATTTCACCATGGGTGGTGCAAATTCTGTTATTGTAGCCAATAATTATGCAAATGGTTTATTCCGTTTAGATCACATCCATAATTAA
- a CDS encoding phospho-sugar mutase — protein sequence MQAIDQSTQATINQWLTGNYDENTKAEIQALVDKDATTELTDAFYKSLEFGTGGLRGIMGAGSNRINKYTIGTATQGLANYLNNKYPGEKIKVAIAHDSRNNSDYFAKITADVFSANGIHVYFFKALRPTPELSFAVRHFGCKSGVMLTASHNPKEYNGYKAYGADGGQFTSPDDKLVIDEVNKIKSIDEVKFDRVEANIELIGEDVDKLYLDGITALSISPEAIKRQHDLKIVYSPIHGTGITLVPKALAQFGFTNVTVVEEQSTPDGNFPTVVYPNPEEKEALTLAMNKAKEIDADLVLATDPDADRVGIAVKDNNGEWVLLNGNQTGSLLINYLLSAWQDNGKLDGNQFIVKTIVTSNLIEEIAKKKNVTYYNTLTGFKYIGQLMTELEGKKYFIGGGEESYGYLIGDLVRDKDAVVSAAFISEMTAYYKDKGASLYNALLGMYVEYGLYKEDLVSLTKKGKSGAEEIKAMMVKFRENPPATLGDSKVSVLKDYELSQETDLATGKVTKLDYPTSDVLQFITEDGSIVSARPSGTEPKIKFYCSVNAPLADRKDFDSVNAQLGEKIKAVMADLQA from the coding sequence ATGCAGGCAATTGACCAATCAACACAAGCCACAATTAACCAATGGCTAACTGGAAATTACGATGAAAATACCAAGGCAGAAATACAGGCCCTTGTAGATAAAGATGCAACTACCGAATTAACCGATGCATTTTATAAAAGTTTAGAATTTGGAACGGGTGGTTTACGTGGCATTATGGGTGCAGGTTCTAACCGGATCAATAAATATACTATAGGTACCGCCACTCAGGGCCTTGCAAATTATTTAAACAATAAATATCCTGGCGAAAAAATTAAGGTTGCTATTGCTCACGATAGCCGTAACAATTCTGATTATTTTGCAAAAATTACTGCAGATGTTTTCTCTGCAAACGGCATCCACGTTTATTTCTTTAAAGCTTTAAGACCAACTCCAGAATTATCTTTCGCGGTGCGTCATTTTGGCTGCAAAAGTGGTGTAATGTTAACTGCTTCACATAACCCAAAAGAATATAACGGTTATAAGGCTTATGGTGCTGATGGTGGCCAGTTTACTTCGCCAGATGATAAATTGGTGATTGATGAGGTAAATAAGATTAAAAGTATCGACGAAGTTAAATTCGACCGTGTTGAAGCGAATATCGAATTAATCGGTGAAGATGTAGATAAACTATACTTAGATGGAATTACAGCACTTTCTATTTCTCCGGAAGCGATTAAAAGACAACACGATTTAAAAATTGTTTATTCTCCAATCCATGGAACAGGAATTACCTTGGTTCCTAAAGCTTTAGCGCAGTTTGGTTTTACAAACGTAACCGTTGTTGAAGAGCAAAGTACACCAGATGGCAATTTCCCGACGGTAGTTTATCCTAATCCGGAGGAAAAAGAAGCTTTAACTTTGGCGATGAACAAGGCAAAGGAAATTGATGCTGATTTAGTTTTGGCAACCGACCCAGATGCCGACCGTGTAGGTATTGCAGTAAAAGATAATAATGGCGAATGGGTATTGCTTAACGGTAACCAAACCGGTAGTTTATTGATCAATTACTTGTTATCAGCCTGGCAAGACAACGGTAAATTGGATGGTAACCAGTTTATTGTGAAAACCATTGTAACCTCTAACTTAATCGAAGAAATTGCCAAAAAGAAAAATGTAACTTATTACAATACCTTAACAGGATTTAAATACATTGGTCAGTTAATGACTGAACTGGAAGGTAAAAAATACTTTATTGGTGGTGGTGAAGAGAGTTATGGTTACTTAATCGGCGATTTAGTACGCGACAAGGATGCTGTGGTATCTGCTGCATTCATTTCTGAAATGACAGCTTACTACAAAGATAAAGGCGCAAGTTTATACAATGCCTTGTTGGGTATGTATGTGGAATATGGCCTTTATAAAGAAGATTTAGTTTCGCTGACCAAAAAAGGTAAATCAGGCGCTGAAGAAATTAAAGCCATGATGGTTAAATTCAGGGAAAATCCTCCAGCAACATTAGGCGATTCGAAAGTTTCGGTATTGAAAGATTACGAATTAAGTCAGGAAACTGATTTAGCTACAGGAAAAGTGACCAAATTAGATTACCCGACTTCTGATGTTTTACAGTTTATTACTGAAGATGGAAGCATTGTTTCTGCACGTCCAAGTGGTACGGAGCCCAAAATTAAATTCTATTGCAGTGTGAATGCACCATTAGCCGATAGAAAAGATTTTGATTCGGTTAATGCGCAGCTTGGAGAAAAAATTAAAGCGGTAATGGCTGATTTGCAGGCATAG